One segment of Oscillospiraceae bacterium MB08-C2-2 DNA contains the following:
- the rsmG gene encoding 16S rRNA (guanine(527)-N(7))-methyltransferase RsmG yields the protein MLDREKLIHWAGELGIELAPSMVEQMDEYASFLVEYNQKVNLTAITQPVEIAVKHFLDSLLLLRAGELKQGATLLDVGTGAGFPGVPLKIARPDLQVTLMDSLQKRIVFLEELSRRLGQDTRCIHGRGEELGNKPVYRESFDWVTARAVAGLPVLCEYCLPFVRVGGTFAALKGPDAAQELAKAERAIEFLGGKVQKLVPFDLPLDNHRVLVLIKKIRQTPPKYPRNAGKITKTPL from the coding sequence ATGCTTGATCGGGAGAAGCTGATTCACTGGGCGGGGGAGCTGGGCATTGAGCTGGCCCCTTCTATGGTGGAGCAAATGGATGAATACGCCTCCTTTCTGGTGGAATACAACCAAAAGGTGAACTTGACCGCTATCACCCAGCCGGTAGAAATTGCAGTCAAGCATTTTCTAGATAGCTTGCTTCTGCTGCGGGCAGGGGAGCTGAAACAGGGTGCTACGCTTTTGGATGTGGGAACCGGCGCAGGCTTTCCGGGGGTACCGCTGAAAATTGCCCGTCCGGATTTGCAGGTAACCCTTATGGATAGCCTGCAAAAGCGCATTGTCTTTTTGGAAGAGCTTTCCAGAAGGCTGGGGCAGGATACCCGCTGTATCCATGGCCGTGGTGAGGAATTGGGCAATAAGCCTGTTTATCGGGAAAGCTTTGATTGGGTAACCGCTCGGGCGGTGGCAGGCTTGCCGGTTCTTTGTGAATATTGCTTGCCTTTTGTCCGAGTAGGGGGAACCTTTGCGGCCCTAAAAGGCCCGGATGCCGCACAAGAGTTGGCCAAGGCAGAAAGGGCAATTGAGTTTTTAGGTGGAAAAGTGCAAAAACTTGTCCCCTTTGATTTGCCTTTGGATAACCACCGTGTGTTGGTGCTCATAAAAAAGATTAGGCAAACACCGCCAAAATACCCCAGAAACGCTGGGAAAATTACAAAAACGCCTCTGTAA
- a CDS encoding acyl-ACP thioesterase domain-containing protein, which produces MKYPECDVNNQLKLSGVMRYMQQAAGDHMEYLQLPYDMLYEKGMVFLLTKLCLKIHRMPSAYETIRVGTAPVSTQGPRIFREFVMETGEGERLISGLSAWVLFDPARRKLLRPAKFPYPMPFEPSSLEGAVTDIELPSREALTQEFCSSIRVGYSHLDCNQHVNNCVYGDFVCDMLPFEELRTRGLDTVAIHFQHEARWGDTISMTSGPLGEGRYLVSGGHERGTCFEALACLLSF; this is translated from the coding sequence ATCAAATACCCGGAATGCGATGTCAATAACCAGCTTAAGCTTTCCGGGGTGATGCGGTATATGCAGCAGGCCGCAGGGGATCATATGGAATATCTCCAGCTCCCTTATGACATGCTTTATGAAAAGGGTATGGTTTTTCTTCTGACTAAGCTTTGCCTGAAAATTCACCGGATGCCCTCGGCTTATGAAACAATCCGGGTGGGAACGGCCCCGGTCAGCACACAGGGCCCCCGCATTTTCCGTGAGTTTGTTATGGAAACAGGGGAAGGGGAGCGGCTGATTTCCGGGCTTTCCGCTTGGGTGCTGTTTGATCCCGCCCGCCGCAAGCTTCTGCGCCCGGCCAAATTCCCTTATCCCATGCCCTTTGAGCCTTCTTCCCTGGAAGGGGCAGTCACCGATATCGAACTGCCCTCTCGGGAAGCGCTGACACAGGAGTTTTGCTCTAGTATTCGGGTAGGCTATTCCCATCTGGATTGCAACCAGCATGTGAACAACTGCGTTTATGGCGATTTTGTCTGCGATATGCTCCCCTTTGAGGAGCTGCGCACCCGTGGGCTGGATACCGTTGCCATCCATTTCCAGCATGAGGCCCGGTGGGGGGATACCATCTCCATGACCAGCGGCCCACTGGGGGAGGGGCGTTATCTTGTTTCCGGGGGCCATGAGCGGGGAACTTGCTTTGAGGCCCTAGCCTGCCTACTTTCTTTTTAG
- a CDS encoding ParA family protein — translation MGKIVAIANQKGGVGKTTTAINLAAALGEMGHTVLLIDIDPQGNATSGMGVKKRDILQSTYNLLIGDATVEETLVRTEFKNVDLLPSNINLAGVEIELVELDQRVFRLRQAIAPVKEQYEYIFIDCPPSLGLITLNALCASSGILVPIQCEYYALEGLSQLMATVRQVRRMYNEDLELEGVILTMFDSRLNLTLQVVAEVKKYFPGKVYKSVIPRNVRLAEAPSYGQPILYYERSSKGTQAYNDLAAEFLTNQK, via the coding sequence ATGGGTAAAATCGTAGCAATTGCCAATCAAAAGGGTGGTGTGGGCAAAACCACCACAGCCATCAATTTGGCGGCAGCGCTGGGTGAAATGGGACACACTGTTTTGCTCATTGATATTGATCCCCAAGGCAATGCCACCAGTGGAATGGGGGTAAAAAAGCGGGATATTCTGCAATCCACCTACAATCTGCTGATTGGCGATGCCACGGTGGAGGAAACCTTGGTGCGCACCGAGTTTAAGAATGTGGATTTGCTCCCCTCCAATATCAACTTGGCCGGTGTGGAAATTGAGCTGGTGGAACTGGATCAGCGGGTTTTTCGTCTGCGGCAGGCTATTGCGCCGGTCAAGGAGCAGTATGAATACATTTTCATCGACTGCCCGCCCTCTCTGGGGCTGATCACTCTCAACGCTTTGTGTGCCTCCAGTGGAATATTGGTGCCGATACAGTGCGAATACTATGCGCTGGAGGGGCTTTCTCAGCTGATGGCCACCGTCCGTCAGGTGCGGCGGATGTACAACGAGGATTTGGAGCTGGAAGGCGTTATCCTGACTATGTTTGATAGCCGCCTGAATCTGACCCTTCAGGTTGTGGCAGAGGTTAAGAAATATTTTCCGGGTAAGGTCTATAAATCGGTAATTCCCCGGAATGTGCGTCTGGCGGAGGCTCCCAGCTATGGCCAGCCGATTTTGTATTATGAGCGGAGCTCTAAGGGGACACAGGCCTACAATGATTTAGCGGCCGAATTTCTGACCAATCAAAAATAA
- a CDS encoding ParB/RepB/Spo0J family partition protein — translation MKKRSGLGKGLDALFVDNNTDNGSITTLRVSEIEPNKDQPRRQFDSEALRELADSIRDHGVLQPLVVRSYNGAYQIVAGERRWRAARMAGLSQVPVVIRDLSDTETLEIAIIENLQREDLNLVELAKGYKVLMDEHGYTQEQVAARVGKSRPVVANTVRILSLPEDVLEHVGSGKISMGHAKALLALEDTQLIKQTASRVVEDGLLVREIEKLAKSRRMPEPTITPKAPSEPSSQKESAWGNNYYKEVELALTEELGRKVTITGQGSKSVIQVEFYSNEELASFAFRLSGAQGQKNPFAVEAIKASDQEPSQED, via the coding sequence ATGAAAAAACGAAGTGGCTTAGGCAAGGGTTTAGATGCCCTTTTTGTTGACAACAATACAGATAATGGCTCTATCACCACGCTGCGTGTATCCGAAATCGAGCCCAATAAGGATCAGCCCCGGCGCCAGTTTGATTCAGAGGCACTGCGGGAATTGGCCGATTCCATCCGGGATCACGGTGTTTTGCAGCCGCTGGTGGTTCGATCTTATAATGGAGCTTACCAAATTGTGGCAGGCGAGCGCCGGTGGCGGGCCGCCCGTATGGCGGGGCTTTCTCAGGTGCCGGTGGTAATCCGGGACTTGAGCGATACCGAAACCCTTGAAATTGCCATTATTGAGAACCTCCAGCGTGAGGATTTGAACTTGGTGGAGCTTGCCAAGGGCTATAAAGTACTGATGGATGAGCACGGCTATACTCAAGAGCAGGTGGCTGCACGGGTGGGGAAATCCCGGCCGGTGGTAGCCAACACAGTGCGTATCCTGAGCCTGCCGGAGGATGTTTTGGAGCATGTGGGCTCCGGGAAAATCTCCATGGGTCATGCAAAGGCCTTGTTGGCCTTGGAGGATACACAGCTGATCAAGCAGACGGCCTCCCGTGTGGTGGAGGATGGCCTGCTGGTGCGGGAGATTGAAAAGCTGGCCAAATCTCGCCGGATGCCGGAGCCAACCATTACCCCGAAGGCGCCCTCAGAGCCTTCTTCCCAAAAAGAAAGTGCATGGGGCAACAATTATTATAAAGAAGTGGAGCTGGCTCTCACTGAGGAGCTGGGCCGCAAGGTAACCATCACCGGTCAGGGAAGCAAATCGGTGATACAGGTGGAGTTTTATTCCAACGAGGAGTTGGCCAGTTTCGCTTTTCGCCTGAGCGGCGCTCAAGGGCAGAAGAATCCCTTTGCCGTCGAGGCCATCAAGGCTTCTGACCAAGAACCGTCTCAAGAAGACTAA
- the serS gene encoding serine--tRNA ligase produces MLDIKRIRTNPQEVKEAVGRRGADVSAQVDEIIEIDRQRREISAKADAIKAEQNKASKEIPAMKKAGQDTTELMARMKELSDEVKVLDEAQAGLSAKQDDILYSIPNAPHSSVPDGLDDSQNVEVRRVGTPREFDFEIKAHWDIGADLNILDPETAGKVTGARFHFYRGLGARLERAVINFYLNSHSDNGYTEIFPPFMANRASMTGTGQLPKFGDDMFKLEGLDYYLIPTAEVPVTNMHRDEILDGTKLPIKYCAYSACFRKEGGSAGRDTRGLIRQHQFNKVELVKFASPEDSYNQLEQLTADAEAVLTALGLPFRTVALCAGDLGFSSAKTYDIEVWMPSYGRYLEISSCSNFEDFQARRAAIRFKNTPKDKAQLVHTLNGSGVAVGRTVAAILENYQNDDGSVTIPKALVPYMGTEVISAAR; encoded by the coding sequence ATGCTGGATATTAAACGCATTCGTACCAACCCGCAGGAGGTTAAGGAGGCCGTTGGGCGCCGTGGAGCCGATGTCAGCGCTCAGGTTGATGAAATTATTGAGATTGATCGCCAGCGGCGTGAAATTTCTGCCAAGGCAGATGCCATCAAGGCGGAGCAGAATAAGGCCAGCAAAGAAATCCCCGCCATGAAAAAGGCAGGTCAGGATACCACAGAGCTGATGGCACGTATGAAAGAGCTTTCCGATGAGGTTAAGGTTCTGGATGAAGCACAGGCCGGGCTTTCCGCCAAGCAGGATGATATTCTTTACAGCATTCCCAATGCACCCCATTCCAGTGTACCCGATGGCTTGGATGACAGCCAGAACGTAGAGGTACGCCGGGTTGGAACCCCACGGGAATTTGATTTTGAAATTAAGGCGCACTGGGATATTGGTGCTGACCTGAATATATTGGACCCGGAGACAGCGGGGAAGGTGACCGGTGCCCGCTTCCATTTTTACCGGGGTCTGGGCGCCCGCTTGGAGCGTGCGGTCATCAATTTTTATCTGAACAGCCACAGCGACAATGGCTATACCGAGATTTTCCCGCCCTTTATGGCAAACCGTGCCTCTATGACCGGTACCGGCCAGCTCCCTAAATTCGGCGATGATATGTTCAAGCTGGAAGGGCTGGATTATTACCTGATTCCCACAGCGGAGGTTCCGGTTACCAACATGCACCGGGATGAGATTCTGGATGGAACAAAGCTGCCCATTAAATACTGTGCCTATTCCGCCTGCTTCCGCAAAGAGGGAGGAAGCGCCGGTCGGGATACCCGTGGCCTGATCCGCCAGCATCAGTTCAACAAGGTGGAGCTGGTGAAGTTTGCTTCCCCTGAGGATTCCTACAACCAGCTGGAGCAGCTGACTGCCGATGCAGAGGCCGTTCTCACTGCTTTGGGCCTGCCTTTCCGTACAGTGGCCCTCTGCGCTGGCGATCTGGGCTTTTCCTCCGCCAAAACCTACGACATCGAGGTCTGGATGCCCTCCTACGGCCGGTATCTGGAAATTTCCAGCTGCTCCAACTTTGAGGATTTCCAAGCCCGCCGGGCGGCCATCCGCTTTAAGAACACCCCCAAGGATAAGGCACAGCTTGTGCATACTCTCAATGGTTCCGGTGTGGCTGTTGGCCGTACTGTGGCCGCTATTCTTGAAAACTACCAGAACGACGATGGTTCTGTCACCATTCCCAAGGCATTGGTACCCTATATGGGAACCGAAGTGATTTCGGCCGCCCGGTAA
- the mnmE gene encoding tRNA uridine-5-carboxymethylaminomethyl(34) synthesis GTPase MnmE, with protein MENSTIAAISTPFGQGGIGIVRVSGPDAFQVAEAVFRPFGGKSAEEMEGYTAALGRVFDEQGDLDDCILTVFRAPRSYTGENVAELSCHGGSYNLQRVLRLCLEKGAAPAQPGEFTRRAFLNGKLDLTQAEAVMDVIAAQSDAALRGALSMRDGALTKAIQALCGELLEQASHLAAWADYPEEEIEEVETQALSVALSTTQKKIDRLLASFDKGKILREGISAVLAGKPNVGKSTLMNLLAGARRSIVTAIPGTTRDVVEETVRVGKVILRLADTAGLRSTNDPVEAVGVELARDRLEESGLILAVFDSSVPLEQEDLLLLEQCRSRPAVAVVNKSDLPSKLELEKVREAIPLTVMVSAATGTGAAALEQAIERAVGIAGLDAAAPMLFSERQRSCISKAREQLEQATEALAFGMTLDAISVCLDCALDSLLVLTGQKATEQVVEQVFARFCVGK; from the coding sequence ATGGAAAACTCAACAATCGCCGCCATTTCCACCCCCTTTGGGCAGGGCGGAATCGGAATCGTGCGCGTCAGCGGCCCGGATGCTTTTCAGGTGGCTGAGGCGGTCTTTCGCCCCTTTGGCGGAAAATCTGCTGAGGAAATGGAAGGCTATACCGCCGCTTTGGGCCGGGTGTTTGATGAACAGGGGGATTTGGACGATTGTATCCTCACTGTTTTCCGGGCACCACGAAGCTATACCGGTGAGAATGTGGCGGAGCTGAGCTGCCATGGTGGCTCCTATAACCTCCAGCGGGTGCTGCGCCTGTGCTTGGAAAAGGGAGCGGCTCCTGCACAGCCGGGGGAGTTTACCCGCCGGGCTTTTTTAAACGGCAAGCTGGATTTGACACAGGCCGAAGCCGTGATGGATGTGATTGCTGCCCAGTCGGATGCGGCTCTGCGGGGGGCGCTTTCCATGCGGGATGGCGCTTTGACCAAAGCCATACAGGCTCTTTGCGGGGAGCTGCTGGAGCAGGCTTCTCATCTGGCGGCATGGGCTGATTACCCGGAAGAAGAAATTGAAGAGGTGGAAACACAGGCGCTCTCAGTTGCTCTTTCCACCACTCAGAAAAAAATAGATCGGCTTCTTGCAAGCTTTGATAAGGGAAAGATTTTGAGAGAGGGAATTTCTGCTGTCTTGGCAGGAAAACCCAATGTGGGAAAATCCACTCTGATGAATTTACTAGCCGGTGCGCGCCGCAGCATTGTAACGGCCATACCCGGTACCACACGGGATGTGGTGGAAGAAACCGTTCGGGTGGGGAAGGTCATCCTGCGCTTAGCGGATACAGCGGGGCTTCGCTCCACCAACGATCCGGTGGAAGCAGTGGGAGTGGAGCTTGCCCGGGATCGCTTGGAGGAAAGCGGCCTGATACTGGCGGTTTTTGATAGCTCGGTTCCTTTGGAACAGGAGGATTTGCTATTGCTGGAGCAGTGCCGTTCCCGGCCTGCTGTGGCGGTGGTTAACAAAAGCGATTTGCCCTCCAAGCTGGAATTGGAAAAGGTGCGGGAGGCCATTCCTTTAACGGTTATGGTGAGCGCCGCTACCGGTACCGGAGCTGCTGCGCTGGAACAGGCCATTGAACGGGCTGTGGGCATAGCCGGGTTGGATGCGGCGGCCCCCATGCTGTTTAGTGAGCGTCAGCGGAGCTGTATCAGCAAAGCACGAGAGCAGCTTGAGCAGGCAACTGAGGCTCTTGCTTTTGGCATGACCTTGGATGCGATCAGCGTTTGCTTGGATTGCGCTTTGGATTCTCTTTTGGTGCTGACCGGCCAAAAAGCCACCGAGCAGGTGGTGGAGCAAGTTTTCGCCCGCTTTTGCGTGGGTAAATAG
- the mnmG gene encoding tRNA uridine-5-carboxymethylaminomethyl(34) synthesis enzyme MnmG: protein MEYNAGSYDIAVIGAGHAGVEAALAAARLGATVALFSISLDAVSNMPCNPSIGGTAKGHLVREIDALGGEMGKGADEVFIQSRMLNRGKGPAVHSLRVQADRTAYRLRMKRVVEEQPRLSLKQAEIVELRLDEQGRVSQVVTHLGAVYQVKAAVIAAGTFLNARIYVGDYSFESGPDGLHSARGLSASLENLGIPLRRFKTGTPARVHKDSIDFSQLEEQQGDEPVVPFSFGTTKPLYNQAVCHIAYTNEATHEVIKANLHRSPLYGGKIHGIGARYCPSIEDKVVRFADKPRHQVFVEPMGLDTREMYLQGLSSSLPEDVQIALYRTIKGFEHLEITRNAYAIEYDCIDPTLLAPTLEFLSIEGLYGAGQFNGTSGYEEAAAQGLMAGINAALKVLGRPAFTLDRSTSYIGTLIDDLITKGCMDPYRMMTSRSEFRLLLRQDNADTRLTPLGRELGLIDDIRWEMFHVKQAHKEQEIRRLEQTTVAPSPELNKMLEERETSPISTGAKLADLLRRPQVSYEDLEPFDRERKSLAPGASEQAEIEIKYAGYIQKQKAQVEQMQRLEKVPLPIGLDYSQVGGIRLEAREKLGRIQPVSLGQASRISGVTPADVAVLHIYLTQRKGEAHA, encoded by the coding sequence ATGGAGTATAACGCTGGCAGCTATGATATAGCGGTAATTGGAGCGGGACATGCCGGGGTGGAGGCAGCTTTGGCGGCGGCACGGCTGGGAGCCACAGTGGCTCTCTTTTCCATATCGTTGGATGCGGTATCCAATATGCCCTGCAACCCTTCCATCGGAGGAACCGCCAAGGGGCATTTGGTGCGGGAGATCGATGCTTTGGGCGGTGAAATGGGTAAGGGTGCGGACGAGGTTTTCATTCAGAGCCGTATGCTGAACCGGGGGAAAGGCCCTGCTGTTCACAGCCTGCGGGTACAGGCTGACCGAACCGCCTACCGTCTGCGTATGAAGCGGGTGGTGGAGGAACAGCCTCGCCTTTCTCTCAAGCAGGCTGAGATTGTGGAGCTGCGATTGGATGAGCAGGGGAGAGTCTCTCAGGTGGTGACCCACTTGGGGGCTGTCTACCAAGTTAAGGCCGCTGTGATTGCAGCGGGAACCTTTCTCAACGCCCGGATTTATGTGGGAGATTATTCCTTTGAAAGCGGCCCGGATGGCCTCCACAGTGCCAGGGGACTTTCAGCATCGCTGGAAAATCTTGGAATTCCCCTGCGCCGCTTTAAGACCGGAACCCCCGCCCGGGTACACAAGGATTCCATTGACTTTTCCCAACTGGAAGAGCAGCAGGGGGATGAGCCGGTGGTTCCCTTTTCCTTTGGTACCACAAAGCCTCTTTACAATCAGGCGGTCTGCCATATCGCCTATACCAACGAGGCCACCCATGAGGTGATCAAGGCCAATCTCCACCGTTCGCCGCTCTATGGTGGAAAGATTCACGGCATTGGTGCTCGGTATTGCCCCAGCATCGAGGATAAAGTAGTCCGCTTTGCGGATAAGCCGCGCCATCAGGTTTTTGTGGAGCCTATGGGCCTTGATACCCGGGAGATGTATTTGCAGGGGCTTTCTTCCTCCTTGCCCGAGGATGTACAGATTGCCCTTTACCGCACCATCAAGGGCTTTGAGCACCTTGAAATTACCCGCAATGCCTATGCCATTGAATACGATTGCATTGACCCAACCCTTTTGGCACCTACGCTGGAATTTCTCAGCATTGAGGGGCTGTATGGGGCAGGGCAGTTTAACGGAACCTCCGGTTATGAGGAGGCAGCGGCCCAAGGCTTGATGGCGGGCATCAACGCCGCCTTGAAGGTATTGGGGCGGCCTGCCTTTACGCTGGATCGCTCCACTTCCTATATCGGAACATTGATCGATGATTTGATTACCAAAGGTTGTATGGATCCTTACCGCATGATGACCTCCCGTTCGGAGTTTCGCCTGCTTTTGCGGCAGGATAACGCCGATACCCGCCTAACCCCCTTGGGCCGGGAGCTAGGGCTCATTGATGACATCCGCTGGGAAATGTTTCATGTGAAACAAGCCCACAAGGAACAGGAAATCCGCAGACTGGAACAAACCACCGTTGCCCCCAGCCCGGAGCTGAACAAAATGCTGGAAGAAAGAGAAACCTCCCCTATATCCACTGGGGCAAAGCTGGCGGATTTACTGCGGCGGCCGCAGGTGAGCTATGAGGATTTGGAGCCCTTTGATAGGGAGCGAAAGTCTCTTGCACCGGGTGCCTCCGAGCAGGCAGAGATTGAAATTAAATATGCCGGGTACATCCAAAAGCAGAAGGCGCAGGTGGAGCAGATGCAGCGTCTGGAAAAGGTGCCTCTGCCCATAGGGCTGGATTACAGTCAGGTGGGTGGGATTCGGTTGGAGGCCAGAGAAAAGCTGGGCCGCATTCAGCCAGTCAGCTTGGGGCAAGCATCCCGGATTTCCGGTGTAACACCGGCCGATGTTGCCGTGCTGCACATTTACTTGACCCAACGAAAGGGGGAAGCCCATGCTTGA
- a CDS encoding ParB/RepB/Spo0J family partition protein, whose product MTIPMLTKRNKEINRVVMLPLEKIVSNRAQPRKYFEQGAIEELAASIQSNGLLQPVTVRKTARGDYELIAGERRTRAYRFLGRESIPAIVEEMDDSRSAALALVENLQRMDLHYLEEAAGIAALMEQEGLTQQQVAAKLGKAQSTVANKLRLLKLDNTVCRQLLEANMGERHARALLKLENPELRQKAARHMARNALTVEQSEKYIEGLMAQAAKPKGTRLYIVKDIRLFLNTIEKAVGIMRQAGISVDSQTREESGYLEIVVRVPRGQAYQRKEPPMQQLSIL is encoded by the coding sequence ATGACTATACCAATGCTCACGAAACGAAACAAAGAGATCAACCGGGTTGTAATGCTGCCCTTGGAAAAGATTGTCTCCAACCGGGCACAGCCACGGAAATATTTTGAACAAGGAGCCATTGAGGAGCTGGCGGCCAGCATACAGAGTAACGGCCTGCTCCAGCCTGTAACAGTGCGAAAAACAGCCAGAGGCGATTATGAGCTGATTGCGGGCGAACGGCGAACACGGGCTTACCGCTTTTTGGGCCGTGAATCTATTCCTGCCATTGTCGAAGAGATGGATGACAGCCGATCAGCGGCTTTAGCGCTGGTAGAAAACCTCCAGCGTATGGATTTGCACTATTTGGAGGAAGCCGCAGGCATTGCGGCCCTTATGGAGCAAGAAGGGCTGACCCAGCAGCAGGTGGCCGCAAAGCTGGGGAAGGCACAATCCACCGTTGCCAACAAGCTGCGCCTGCTCAAGCTGGATAACACCGTTTGCCGCCAACTTTTGGAGGCCAATATGGGGGAGCGCCATGCCAGAGCACTGTTAAAGCTGGAAAACCCCGAGCTTCGGCAAAAGGCCGCCCGCCATATGGCGCGCAATGCGCTAACTGTGGAGCAGTCGGAAAAATACATAGAAGGGCTTATGGCGCAGGCCGCTAAGCCCAAGGGTACCCGGCTGTATATTGTGAAGGATATTCGCCTGTTTCTCAATACCATTGAAAAAGCAGTGGGCATTATGCGGCAGGCCGGTATTTCGGTGGATTCCCAAACCCGGGAGGAGAGCGGTTATCTAGAAATTGTGGTGCGTGTGCCCAGAGGGCAGGCTTATCAGAGGAAGGAGCCTCCCATGCAGCAGCTTTCTATCTTATAA